The Sagittula sp. P11 genome window below encodes:
- a CDS encoding response regulator, with amino-acid sequence MPDTTVLIVDDNADLARLMTQICRVLGQEAVMAEDMETGLAALAAEPGIVLALVDVSLPQGHSGFDFVDAATAMKPDLSCVLMSGLGSNADRPAHHDETPVLKKPIPMDQLKALLDGLKAAP; translated from the coding sequence ATGCCAGACACCACAGTCCTGATCGTGGACGACAACGCCGACCTCGCCAGGCTGATGACCCAGATCTGCCGCGTGCTGGGGCAGGAAGCGGTGATGGCGGAGGACATGGAAACCGGGCTGGCGGCGCTGGCGGCGGAACCGGGCATCGTTCTGGCCCTTGTGGACGTGTCGCTGCCGCAGGGCCACAGCGGCTTCGACTTCGTCGATGCGGCGACCGCAATGAAGCCGGACCTGTCCTGCGTGCTGATGTCCGGCCTCGGCTCCAACGCCGACCGGCCCGCCCACCACGACGAGACCCCCGTCCTGAAGAAACCGATCCCCATGGACCAGCTCAAGGCGCTTCTGGACGGGCTGAAGGCCGCGCCCTAG
- a CDS encoding transporter substrate-binding domain-containing protein — MLRLLVRVLLAAAVALIHAFPAAAQTAAEDRVVVPWGPLSGVYEQTDTGLTGFFAELALEIGSRADLEVEFRRYPTYPAALAAQAAGETDMIAGVVDLPILRGNVLLSEPIAETAVYLFVRSEARSDTTMESMAGRRIGVLRDTAWSDLADLQGRAEVVAFDTVSAAFAALLVGQVDGVVALHKAGVDFLRKSRLDYRIRIAGEPLRRELHYVALSPDRADLMPRINRALDGMRADGTLADLLQWWNMVPPEPAPEVLTVGVTHFPPYQVVNGDGTFTGYGVETLRGLAARAGLALQYKGITVEEWAQGPGPGRYDLLPPISVTGEKQQTMDFSIPIQQSPYAIFMRAGEGDDVKGLDDLEGRPVGVRENNYAAQLAQNHGGLTLSTYPDEFGLFDGLLRGEVDAVLYASVPAREALARSGRSQDVREIQPPFEVSQRAVALRLGLPEVRERLDAVIPGYLSSEEYIALRDRWLGDPVFWTPARTRLALGIAIALAVLIPLAFLVQSKRAQHRVEAQADDLRRITLRLGAILNATRAAIVGLRRDGRIAFANPGAVGLLGLRADTWPADWPENVSFVGADDDLPLLSSADPVQRARAGSEIVSERAVLRTGETDPRRYVRISSSPVDAPAQSDLSTVLVIEDVTEQEKVRQQAERAGRLDALGQLTGGVAHDFNNILATIQYAAQLASMSADATQKDFLDKALASVERGSLLTGRLLAFAKRQPAAPDAVSVARILRELRDLAGPLLEKSVTLETAFPEPDLWVVCDPAQLENALLNLVLNSRDAILGAAESGRIVVRACATAPDASGFDRVEIAVEDDGPGMTPEVRKRATDPFFTTKGGEGGTGLGLSMVYGFVEQSDGELVIESTPGQGATVILRLPGGDMPEEAGEETAGQIEKGAGECVLIVEDERDLLTLTSEMVKSLGYRVLTAPTGRAALDLVNADPACFDLLLTDVVMPGGIGGFDLVRRVQGVRPDVPVVYMSGYTGITRENMGNATAPLIRKPCRPVELSRVLRRALRATQPPSPL; from the coding sequence ATGTTACGCCTGCTTGTCCGCGTCCTTCTGGCCGCGGCGGTTGCCTTGATCCACGCCTTCCCGGCCGCCGCTCAGACCGCGGCGGAGGACAGGGTCGTGGTGCCGTGGGGCCCGCTGAGCGGGGTCTACGAACAGACGGATACCGGGCTGACGGGTTTCTTCGCCGAGCTGGCCCTCGAGATCGGCAGCAGGGCGGATCTGGAGGTGGAGTTCCGCCGGTATCCGACCTACCCGGCGGCGCTTGCCGCCCAGGCCGCGGGCGAGACCGACATGATCGCCGGTGTTGTCGATCTGCCGATCCTGCGCGGCAATGTACTGTTGTCGGAGCCGATTGCCGAAACCGCCGTCTATCTTTTCGTCCGGAGCGAGGCGCGGTCCGACACCACCATGGAAAGCATGGCGGGCCGGCGCATCGGTGTCCTGCGCGACACCGCCTGGAGCGATCTGGCCGACCTTCAGGGACGGGCCGAGGTGGTGGCTTTTGACACGGTGTCGGCAGCCTTCGCCGCGCTTCTGGTCGGGCAGGTGGACGGGGTCGTCGCGCTGCACAAGGCCGGGGTGGATTTCCTGCGCAAGTCGCGGCTCGACTACCGGATCCGCATTGCCGGCGAACCGCTGCGCCGGGAATTGCACTACGTCGCCCTGTCGCCCGACCGGGCCGACCTGATGCCCCGGATCAACCGCGCCCTCGACGGGATGCGTGCGGACGGCACCCTGGCCGACCTGCTGCAATGGTGGAACATGGTCCCGCCGGAACCCGCGCCCGAGGTGCTGACCGTCGGCGTGACCCATTTCCCGCCCTACCAGGTGGTCAACGGGGACGGCACCTTCACCGGCTACGGGGTAGAGACGCTGCGCGGGCTGGCGGCGCGGGCGGGGCTGGCGCTGCAGTACAAGGGGATCACGGTCGAGGAATGGGCGCAGGGACCGGGCCCGGGGCGCTACGACCTGCTGCCCCCGATCAGCGTGACCGGCGAAAAGCAGCAGACGATGGATTTTTCCATTCCGATCCAGCAGTCGCCCTACGCGATTTTCATGCGCGCGGGCGAGGGCGACGATGTGAAGGGTCTCGACGATCTGGAGGGGCGCCCGGTCGGCGTGCGCGAGAACAACTACGCGGCGCAACTGGCGCAGAACCACGGCGGGCTGACGCTTTCCACCTACCCGGACGAGTTCGGGCTGTTCGACGGTCTTCTGCGCGGAGAGGTGGACGCGGTGCTTTATGCCAGCGTCCCCGCGCGCGAGGCGCTCGCCCGCTCCGGGAGAAGCCAGGATGTGCGGGAGATCCAGCCGCCCTTCGAGGTCTCGCAGCGGGCCGTCGCGTTGCGCCTTGGCCTGCCGGAGGTGCGGGAACGGCTGGATGCGGTCATCCCGGGCTACCTGTCTTCCGAGGAATACATCGCCCTGCGCGACCGCTGGCTGGGCGATCCGGTGTTCTGGACGCCCGCCCGGACGCGCCTTGCGCTGGGGATCGCCATTGCGCTTGCGGTGCTCATCCCGCTTGCCTTCCTTGTCCAGTCGAAGCGGGCGCAGCACCGGGTAGAGGCGCAGGCGGACGATCTGCGGCGCATCACCCTGCGGCTGGGGGCCATCCTGAACGCGACGCGTGCCGCCATCGTCGGCCTGCGCCGCGACGGGCGCATCGCCTTTGCCAACCCCGGCGCCGTGGGCTTGCTGGGCCTGCGTGCCGACACATGGCCCGCGGACTGGCCGGAGAACGTGTCGTTTGTGGGGGCGGACGACGACCTGCCGCTCCTGTCCTCCGCCGATCCTGTCCAGCGCGCCCGCGCCGGGTCGGAGATCGTGTCGGAACGGGCGGTGCTGAGGACCGGCGAGACGGACCCGAGGCGCTATGTCCGGATCTCAAGCTCGCCAGTGGATGCGCCTGCGCAGTCGGACCTGTCCACGGTGCTGGTGATCGAGGACGTGACCGAACAGGAAAAGGTGCGTCAGCAGGCGGAGCGGGCCGGGCGGCTCGACGCGCTGGGGCAGCTGACCGGCGGGGTGGCGCACGATTTCAACAACATCCTCGCCACGATCCAGTACGCGGCGCAACTGGCCAGCATGTCGGCGGACGCGACGCAGAAGGATTTTCTCGACAAGGCGCTGGCCTCTGTCGAGCGGGGCAGCCTGCTGACCGGCCGTCTGCTGGCCTTTGCCAAGCGCCAGCCTGCCGCGCCCGACGCCGTGTCCGTTGCCCGTATCCTGCGCGAGCTGCGGGACCTGGCCGGGCCGCTCCTGGAAAAATCCGTGACGCTCGAGACCGCCTTTCCCGAGCCCGACCTCTGGGTGGTCTGCGATCCCGCCCAGCTTGAGAACGCGCTCCTGAACCTCGTGCTGAACAGCAGGGACGCGATCCTGGGCGCGGCGGAAAGCGGGCGGATCGTCGTGCGCGCCTGTGCGACGGCGCCCGACGCGAGCGGTTTCGACCGGGTGGAGATCGCGGTGGAGGACGATGGCCCGGGCATGACGCCGGAGGTGCGCAAACGCGCCACGGACCCGTTCTTCACGACCAAGGGCGGCGAGGGCGGCACCGGACTGGGCCTTTCGATGGTCTATGGCTTTGTCGAGCAGTCGGACGGCGAGCTGGTGATCGAGAGCACGCCGGGGCAGGGCGCGACCGTGATCCTCAGGCTGCCGGGCGGCGACATGCCCGAGGAGGCGGGGGAGGAGACCGCGGGACAGATCGAGAAGGGCGCGGGGGAATGCGTGCTGATCGTCGAGGACGAACGCGACCTGCTGACCCTGACCTCGGAGATGGTGAAGTCGCTGGGCTACCGTGTCCTGACGGCGCCGACGGGGCGGGCGGCACTCGACCTCGTCAATGCCGATCCGGCGTGTTTCGACCTTCTCCTGACCGACGTGGTCATGCCCGGAGGGATCGGTGGCTTCGATCTGGTGCGCCGGGTGCAGGGGGTGCGGCCGGACGTGCCCGTCGTCTACATGTCCGGCTACACCGGCATCACGCGCGAGAACATGGGTAACGCGACGGCGCCGCTGATCCGCAAACCCTGCCGGCCCGTGGAACTGTCGCGGGTGCTGCGGCGGGCGCTTCGGGCAACGCAGCCGCCATCGCCGCTCTGA
- a CDS encoding MarR family transcriptional regulator → MSSLSGMAKLREALWQMEKDIGLAELSRNERDLLYAFHSVAAVSGGGEVSSEQVRTDGVVCDMKHATFHRSLKRLLELGYIEVAPQRKTKVYRLTDKPLGV, encoded by the coding sequence ATGTCGTCGCTTTCAGGTATGGCCAAGCTGCGTGAAGCGCTTTGGCAAATGGAAAAGGACATCGGACTCGCCGAGCTGTCGCGGAACGAGCGCGACCTCCTTTATGCGTTCCACTCCGTCGCGGCCGTGTCGGGCGGGGGCGAGGTGAGTTCGGAACAGGTCAGGACCGACGGTGTCGTCTGCGACATGAAGCACGCGACCTTCCACAGGTCGCTCAAGCGGTTGCTCGAGCTGGGCTATATCGAAGTGGCCCCGCAGAGAAAGACCAAGGTCTACCGGCTGACGGACAAACCGCTGGGCGTCTGA
- a CDS encoding arginine/lysine/ornithine decarboxylase — MKFRFPIVIIDEDFRSENTSGLGIRALAQAIESEGFEVLGVTSYGDLSQFAQQQSRASAFVLSIDDEEFTPGPDLDPAVLNLRKFIEEVRWKNADVPIYVYGETKTSRHLPNDILRELHGFIHMFEDTPEFVAKHIIREAKSYLEYIQPPFFKELLDYAEDGSYSWHCPGHSGGVAFLKSPIGQMYHQFYGENMLRADVCNAVEELGQLLDHNGAIGESEKNAARIFNADHCFFVTNGTSTSNKMVWHHTVAPGDVVVVDRNCHKSILHSIIMTGAIPVFLKPTRNHWGIIGPIQRSEFEPEAIKAKIRANPLLEGVDPETVKPRILTLTQSTYDGVLYNTEVIKGMLDGWIENLHFDEAWLPHAAFHPFYGTYHAMGRKRERSKKSVTYVTQSVHKLLAGISQASHVLVQDSEETKLDRHLFNEAYLMHTSTSPQYSIIASCDVAAAMMEPPGGTALVEESLDEALDFRRAMRKVDEEFGNDWWFQVWGPDTLAEEGIGRAKDWELKKTDSEGVESSGEDAWHGFGDMARGFNMLDPIKATIITPGLNIDGLFSDEGIPASIVSKYLTEHGVVVEKTGLYSFFIMFTIGITKGRWNTLLAALQQFKDDYDRNNPLWRVMPEFCAAQRRYEKMGLKDLCQHVHTMYAKYDVARLSTEIYLSDHHPAMTPSEAFSHIARRTTQRVPIDELEGRVTTSLVTPYPPGIPLLIPGEVFNAKIVDYLRFNRDFARECPGFETDIHGLVQEVGENGVVHYFADCVAE; from the coding sequence ATGAAATTCCGCTTTCCCATCGTCATCATCGACGAGGATTTCCGATCCGAAAACACATCCGGCCTTGGCATCCGCGCCTTGGCCCAAGCCATTGAAAGCGAAGGGTTCGAGGTGCTCGGCGTCACCAGCTACGGTGACCTGAGCCAGTTCGCCCAGCAGCAAAGCCGCGCCTCTGCGTTCGTGTTGTCCATCGACGACGAGGAATTCACCCCCGGGCCCGATCTGGACCCGGCTGTGCTGAACCTGCGCAAGTTCATCGAGGAAGTGCGCTGGAAGAATGCCGACGTGCCGATCTACGTCTATGGCGAAACCAAGACCTCGCGCCATTTGCCAAACGACATCCTGCGTGAGCTGCACGGCTTCATCCACATGTTCGAGGACACGCCGGAGTTCGTGGCCAAGCACATCATCCGCGAGGCGAAAAGCTACCTCGAATACATCCAGCCGCCATTCTTCAAGGAGCTTCTGGATTACGCCGAGGACGGGTCCTACTCGTGGCACTGCCCTGGGCACTCGGGCGGCGTGGCGTTCCTGAAGTCGCCCATCGGGCAGATGTACCACCAGTTCTACGGCGAGAACATGCTGCGCGCCGACGTGTGCAACGCGGTGGAGGAGCTGGGCCAGCTTCTGGACCACAACGGGGCCATCGGCGAGTCGGAGAAGAACGCGGCGCGGATCTTCAACGCCGACCACTGCTTCTTCGTGACCAATGGCACCTCGACCTCGAACAAGATGGTCTGGCACCATACCGTTGCGCCGGGCGACGTGGTGGTGGTGGACCGCAACTGCCACAAGTCGATCCTGCACTCGATCATCATGACTGGCGCGATCCCGGTCTTCCTGAAGCCCACCCGCAACCACTGGGGCATCATCGGACCGATCCAGCGGTCGGAGTTCGAGCCGGAGGCGATCAAGGCCAAGATCCGCGCCAACCCGCTGCTGGAAGGCGTCGACCCGGAGACGGTCAAGCCGCGCATCCTGACCCTGACCCAATCGACCTATGACGGCGTGCTTTACAACACCGAGGTCATCAAGGGCATGCTGGACGGCTGGATCGAGAACCTGCATTTCGACGAGGCCTGGCTGCCGCACGCGGCCTTCCACCCGTTCTACGGCACCTATCACGCCATGGGGCGCAAGCGGGAACGCAGCAAGAAATCGGTGACCTACGTCACGCAGTCGGTGCACAAGCTGCTGGCCGGGATTTCGCAGGCGAGCCACGTTTTGGTGCAGGACAGCGAAGAGACGAAGCTGGACCGCCATCTGTTCAACGAGGCGTACCTGATGCACACCTCGACCTCGCCGCAGTATTCGATCATCGCGTCCTGCGACGTGGCTGCAGCGATGATGGAGCCTCCGGGCGGCACCGCGCTGGTGGAGGAGAGCCTCGACGAGGCGCTCGATTTCCGCCGGGCGATGCGCAAGGTCGACGAGGAGTTCGGCAACGACTGGTGGTTCCAGGTCTGGGGGCCGGACACGCTGGCCGAGGAAGGCATCGGCCGCGCCAAGGACTGGGAGCTGAAGAAGACCGACAGCGAGGGCGTCGAAAGTTCGGGCGAGGATGCGTGGCACGGCTTTGGCGACATGGCCCGCGGGTTCAACATGCTCGACCCGATCAAGGCGACGATCATCACGCCGGGCCTGAACATCGACGGTCTGTTCTCGGACGAGGGCATCCCGGCCTCCATCGTGTCGAAGTACCTGACCGAACATGGCGTCGTGGTCGAGAAGACCGGGCTTTATTCCTTCTTCATCATGTTCACCATCGGCATCACCAAGGGCCGGTGGAATACGCTTCTGGCGGCGTTGCAGCAGTTCAAGGACGACTACGACCGGAACAACCCGCTGTGGCGCGTCATGCCGGAGTTCTGCGCCGCACAGCGCCGGTACGAGAAGATGGGCCTGAAGGACCTCTGCCAGCACGTACACACGATGTATGCAAAGTATGACGTGGCCCGCCTGTCGACGGAGATCTACCTGAGCGACCACCACCCGGCGATGACCCCGTCCGAGGCGTTCTCGCACATCGCGCGCCGCACGACCCAGCGCGTGCCGATCGACGAGCTGGAGGGCCGCGTGACCACGTCGCTGGTGACGCCGTACCCGCCGGGTATCCCGCTTTTGATCCCGGGCGAGGTCTTCAACGCCAAGATCGTGGACTACCTGCGCTTCAACCGGGACTTCGCACGCGAATGCCCGGGGTTCGAGACCGACATCCACGGGCTGGTGCAGGAGGTGGGCGAGAACGGTGTCGTCCACTACTTCGCGGACTGCGTCGCCGAATAG
- a CDS encoding FAD:protein FMN transferase, with amino-acid sequence MQKMSTDPIRHALHGPTMGTRWSAVFHATRGFDVAPLRAALQTAVEEVDAQMSTWRADSDLMRLNAAPVDRWVPMPDHLVAVLRLGLEIGQQTGGAFDVGLGDAVTAWGFGPADAAPDAIRAAMDRRRTAASDAVEIGASAVRKRVPLALDLNGIAKGYGVDRLAETLLRFGIANGLVGIDGELRALGLRPDRSPWSVAVETPDHGHRAAHSVLMLEDAAVATSGDYRHWIDLGTRRLSHTMDPTRGAPLSAPPASVTVVAKTCAEADAWATALMVLGVVKGIALAERHGLDALFLQRSPGGQIESVATGRVFAELALQNV; translated from the coding sequence ATGCAGAAGATGTCTACTGACCCGATCCGACACGCCCTCCACGGCCCGACCATGGGCACCCGCTGGTCCGCCGTTTTCCACGCAACAAGGGGATTCGACGTTGCCCCCCTTCGCGCCGCCCTGCAAACCGCGGTGGAGGAGGTCGACGCACAGATGTCGACCTGGCGGGCCGACAGCGACCTGATGCGCCTGAACGCGGCGCCGGTCGACCGTTGGGTGCCTATGCCCGACCACCTGGTTGCCGTCCTGAGACTGGGCCTGGAGATCGGGCAGCAGACGGGCGGCGCCTTTGACGTGGGTCTTGGCGACGCGGTCACGGCCTGGGGCTTCGGCCCGGCAGACGCCGCGCCGGACGCGATCCGCGCCGCCATGGACCGCAGGCGCACAGCAGCCTCAGACGCGGTCGAGATCGGCGCGTCCGCCGTGCGCAAGCGTGTACCGCTGGCGCTGGACCTCAACGGGATCGCCAAGGGCTACGGCGTCGACCGGCTGGCCGAGACGCTTCTCCGGTTCGGGATCGCGAACGGCCTCGTCGGGATCGACGGGGAACTGCGCGCACTGGGGCTGCGCCCCGACAGGAGCCCCTGGAGCGTCGCCGTCGAAACACCCGATCACGGGCACCGCGCCGCCCATTCCGTCCTGATGCTGGAGGACGCCGCTGTCGCCACTTCCGGCGATTACAGGCATTGGATCGATCTCGGCACACGCCGCCTGTCCCACACGATGGACCCGACCCGGGGCGCGCCGCTGTCCGCGCCGCCTGCATCGGTCACGGTCGTGGCAAAGACCTGCGCAGAGGCGGACGCCTGGGCGACCGCGCTGATGGTGCTGGGTGTGGTGAAGGGCATCGCCCTCGCCGAAAGGCATGGCCTGGACGCTCTGTTCCTGCAACGGTCGCCGGGCGGGCAAATCGAAAGTGTCGCGACGGGTCGGGTCTTCGCGGAGCTGGCCCTGCAAAATGTATAG
- a CDS encoding PepSY domain-containing protein, translating to MIRALHRWPGLVALALLTVLVLSGAALSVFPVAERLSAPATDPGLSVATLAERISVQFPGVEQIRRAPSGKITAYWFDLGTPGSAIVDPDTGKAVADADPNPAVRWLTNLHRSLFLGDAGRIVTALGAAAMLLLSASGAALVARRAGGWHRWFSRTQGPAAGRWHTMLARVAVPAFVLSSATALWMTASTFGLLPEAGPLPIPETISGQNGAAFHDMETLTDLPVTALRELTFPYPGDTSDVFTLKTDRGTGYVDQGTGSLLAWTPLSLTERVSELVFTLHTGQGAAVLGLLLGLMALGVPAMGVTGLLIWRAGARGRPRIAANATASEADTILLVASEGGTTWGFAATLHAALTDAGQRVHTAPLSSLAPHRYTSARRIVIMAATYGNGDAPATAKGALDRLAAQTADIPLAVLGFGDSGFPEFCGFARTLAVTAENAGWPLLLPFDTVDRQSPQDFERWGHALGDAIGRDLTLNHQPVRPATETLRLVSRRDYGAEVQAPTSILRFALPPASLWQRLTGKGLAGFRAGDLIGILPDGSQVPRFYSLASGARDGFVEIVVRRHPGGLCSGMLTALTPGETVNAFLRRNPAFHPGRGRKPLLLIGAGTGVAPLAGFLRSNAKRRPMHLFFGLRDPKSDLLYGEELSDWARERRLARLVTATSRGGHPRHVQDALRDDAAEVARLIQSGAKVMVCGGRQMAEGVRAALTDILAPTGLSPATLKAQGRYAEDVY from the coding sequence ATGATCCGCGCGCTTCACCGCTGGCCGGGCCTTGTGGCGCTGGCCCTCCTGACCGTGCTTGTGCTGAGCGGCGCGGCGCTCTCGGTCTTTCCCGTGGCCGAACGGCTGTCGGCCCCGGCCACCGATCCGGGGCTTTCGGTGGCCACGCTGGCCGAACGCATCAGCGTCCAGTTCCCGGGCGTCGAGCAGATCCGGCGCGCACCTTCCGGCAAGATCACCGCCTACTGGTTCGATCTCGGCACGCCCGGTTCCGCGATCGTCGACCCCGACACCGGCAAGGCGGTGGCCGACGCCGATCCGAACCCGGCCGTGCGCTGGCTGACCAACCTTCACCGCTCGCTCTTCCTCGGGGACGCGGGGCGCATCGTCACGGCGCTTGGCGCAGCGGCCATGTTGTTGCTGTCGGCCTCCGGCGCTGCGCTGGTGGCACGGCGGGCAGGCGGATGGCACCGTTGGTTCTCGCGCACGCAGGGCCCGGCAGCGGGCCGGTGGCACACCATGCTCGCACGGGTGGCCGTTCCGGCATTCGTGCTGTCGTCCGCCACCGCACTGTGGATGACCGCCTCGACCTTCGGCCTTCTGCCTGAAGCCGGGCCCTTGCCCATCCCGGAGACGATCAGCGGCCAGAACGGCGCCGCCTTCCACGACATGGAGACGCTGACGGATCTGCCGGTTACCGCCCTGCGCGAACTGACCTTTCCCTACCCCGGCGACACTTCCGACGTCTTCACCCTGAAGACCGACCGCGGCACCGGGTACGTCGATCAGGGCACGGGCAGCCTCCTGGCATGGACTCCGCTTTCCCTGACAGAGCGGGTCTCGGAGCTTGTATTCACGCTGCATACCGGACAGGGCGCTGCCGTGCTGGGCCTTCTGCTGGGGCTCATGGCGCTTGGCGTACCGGCAATGGGGGTGACCGGTCTGCTCATCTGGCGGGCCGGAGCGCGCGGGCGGCCCCGCATTGCGGCGAACGCCACCGCTAGCGAGGCCGACACCATCCTGCTGGTCGCCAGCGAGGGCGGCACGACATGGGGCTTTGCCGCCACCCTGCACGCCGCGCTGACCGACGCAGGCCAGAGGGTTCACACAGCACCGCTGTCCAGCCTCGCGCCGCATCGCTATACCTCGGCCCGGCGCATTGTCATAATGGCCGCCACCTACGGCAACGGCGACGCCCCCGCCACGGCCAAGGGCGCGCTGGACCGGCTGGCAGCACAGACCGCCGACATTCCACTGGCCGTGCTCGGCTTCGGCGACAGCGGCTTCCCGGAGTTCTGCGGCTTTGCCCGCACCCTCGCGGTTACGGCAGAGAACGCCGGCTGGCCACTGCTCCTGCCCTTCGACACCGTGGACCGGCAATCGCCGCAGGACTTCGAACGCTGGGGCCATGCGCTTGGCGACGCGATAGGGCGCGACCTGACGCTGAACCACCAGCCCGTCCGCCCGGCGACGGAAACGCTCAGGCTGGTGTCGCGCCGGGACTACGGGGCAGAGGTCCAGGCACCCACCTCCATTCTGCGGTTCGCCCTTCCCCCCGCGTCCCTTTGGCAGCGGCTGACCGGCAAGGGCCTTGCTGGTTTCCGGGCGGGCGATCTCATCGGCATCCTTCCGGACGGGTCACAGGTGCCGCGCTTCTACTCCCTGGCCTCCGGCGCCCGGGACGGGTTTGTCGAGATCGTGGTACGCAGGCATCCCGGCGGGCTGTGTTCCGGCATGCTGACCGCGCTCACGCCCGGCGAAACGGTCAACGCTTTCCTGCGCCGCAACCCGGCTTTCCATCCCGGACGGGGACGCAAACCTCTGCTCCTCATCGGGGCAGGCACGGGGGTCGCGCCGCTGGCCGGGTTTCTGCGGTCCAATGCGAAACGGCGCCCCATGCATCTGTTTTTCGGCCTGCGCGATCCGAAAAGCGATCTGCTCTACGGTGAGGAATTGTCGGACTGGGCGAGGGAGAGGCGGCTGGCCCGCCTCGTCACCGCCACGTCGCGCGGCGGGCACCCGCGCCATGTGCAGGATGCCCTGCGCGACGATGCTGCCGAGGTGGCCCGCCTCATCCAGAGCGGCGCGAAGGTCATGGTCTGTGGCGGGCGTCAGATGGCCGAGGGCGTGCGCGCCGCGCTGACCGATATCCTTGCCCCGACCGGCCTGAGCCCGGCCACACTGAAAGCCCAGGGACGCTATGCAGAAGATGTCTACTGA
- a CDS encoding DUF2271 domain-containing protein has product MKSLTAALALCTALSAPAAVAARPVTLNTTLNPYGGDGAYLSLYVTDASGKYVGSLWMAGRKSKYYKHLTDWFRATGGDSAQIDGITGASVGAGRTLSVTLDLADALFDAGYTLHVDAAVEDMRDSPNEIAVPLTSGDQGTATRGRRYVAQFSYEM; this is encoded by the coding sequence ATGAAAAGCCTGACCGCCGCTCTTGCGCTCTGCACCGCGTTGTCCGCACCCGCCGCCGTCGCCGCCCGTCCCGTCACCCTCAACACGACGCTGAACCCCTATGGCGGGGACGGCGCCTACCTCAGCCTCTATGTCACCGATGCCTCCGGCAAATATGTCGGCAGCCTCTGGATGGCTGGCAGAAAGTCCAAGTACTACAAGCACCTGACCGACTGGTTTCGCGCCACTGGCGGCGACAGCGCACAGATCGACGGGATCACCGGAGCCAGCGTCGGCGCGGGCCGCACCTTGAGTGTGACGCTCGACCTTGCCGATGCGCTGTTCGACGCGGGCTACACCCTGCACGTCGACGCCGCGGTCGAGGACATGCGCGACAGCCCGAACGAAATCGCGGTGCCGTTGACCTCGGGCGACCAGGGCACGGCGACGCGGGGCCGTCGCTACGTCGCACAGTTCAGCTACGAGATGTGA
- a CDS encoding PepSY domain-containing protein: MKTTCAVLAVLATALAGPVRADDDCYVPMADWQPRGAVAKLAEDNNWTVRRIKIDDGCYEVRGQDADGRRIEVKINPQTLEIVEFELKRDDD, translated from the coding sequence GTGAAGACGACATGCGCAGTTCTGGCCGTTCTCGCCACGGCCTTGGCGGGTCCGGTCCGGGCGGACGACGACTGCTATGTGCCGATGGCCGACTGGCAGCCACGCGGAGCCGTCGCAAAGCTGGCAGAGGACAACAACTGGACCGTACGCCGGATCAAGATCGACGATGGCTGCTACGAGGTCCGCGGACAGGACGCGGACGGACGGCGGATCGAGGTCAAGATCAACCCTCAGACGCTTGAGATCGTGGAGTTCGAACTGAAGCGCGACGACGACTGA
- a CDS encoding response regulator transcription factor, which translates to MRILLIEDDHVLGAATRDQIASDGHSADWVKRLDEAREAIRNAAYDLILLDLMLPDGLGLHFLRALRTGGDVTPVIILTALDQVSDRIAGLNAGADDYLVKPFDLDELSARIGSVARRYTGNPNPIVTHGPLAIDLAARSITRDGRPVQLTAREWALFEAFLSRPGQLLSKAQLEDKLYAFGAEIESNTIEVHVSRLRKKLGPAVIETERGLGYRLGRA; encoded by the coding sequence ATGCGCATCCTGCTGATCGAAGACGACCATGTCCTGGGCGCCGCCACGCGCGACCAGATCGCCAGCGACGGGCATTCTGCGGACTGGGTGAAACGTCTGGACGAGGCGCGCGAGGCGATCCGCAACGCGGCCTACGACCTGATCCTCCTGGACCTGATGCTGCCCGATGGCCTCGGGCTTCACTTTCTAAGGGCGCTGCGCACCGGCGGCGATGTCACGCCGGTCATCATCCTGACCGCGCTGGACCAGGTGTCCGACCGGATTGCGGGGCTGAACGCGGGCGCGGACGACTATCTCGTGAAGCCTTTCGACCTGGACGAACTGTCGGCGCGGATCGGCTCTGTCGCGCGGCGCTACACCGGCAACCCCAATCCGATCGTCACGCACGGTCCGCTGGCCATCGACCTTGCGGCCCGCAGCATCACCCGCGACGGCAGGCCGGTGCAATTGACCGCGCGCGAGTGGGCGCTGTTCGAGGCCTTCCTGTCCCGGCCCGGCCAGCTCCTGTCCAAGGCGCAACTGGAGGACAAGCTCTATGCCTTCGGCGCGGAGATCGAGAGCAACACAATCGAGGTGCACGTCAGCCGCCTGCGCAAGAAACTGGGGCCGGCGGTGATCGAGACGGAACGTGGCCTCGGCTACCGGCTGGGTCGCGCATGA